One window of Micromonas commoda chromosome 1, complete sequence genomic DNA carries:
- the PEPU32 gene encoding peptidase family U32, producing MPVPRPGAKKNRHCDKIPRARICNSRFCKGSKKTGCGTRPSRNSNSAAPHTVKNSQRAFATSERNKNPDLNDVNTLVHPAFKRRQLSRKPEILAPAGGWPQLRAAVEAGADAVYFGLEALNARARASNFAVEEVADVIGYLHERGVRGFVAINVLVFDEELAQAEKLVRAVARAGADAVIVQDVGLVSLIKGLAPDLVIHGSTQMSITSAEGAEFARELGCERVVVGRELSIREIAAVREGTTAEVEAFVHGALCVSYSGQCFSSEAWGGRSANRGQCAQACRLPYGLVVDGEVRDMGDVKYLLSPQDLMAVELVPQLIDAGVSCFKIEGRLKGPEYVGLTTSVYRRAVDEAWEARCCESVDGHAPSGAEWDLPDAVRTDLAQVFARGQDDNYDGLTKGFLEGPNHQRLVRGRSPRHRGVLLGKVVDSFIHSGGGVVVLLSGKVSVKRGDGVVFDRGMPDKAEAGGSVWEVLDSSGKSVARSAHEAVISGEYELMFASATMNMWASEHGGLQEPKPGDLVWRSSDTSLTARLRKMYGKDVDQRLPQKKEPVVVHMTSEGIGSPLRISLIDAQGRRGVGITRGSFSVAQRRPLTFASLATAVGQLGDTYFCVGELNIESIQGLNSLPGLFISVGEIKAARREAVEALMSFRSTSGIAEADNNSESLALQESMEISWWDNRATEKETKILQPKAVFTKTSDQECKLTVLCRTREQTFAAMNIPWLQEIILDFLEVHGLQDMVDRVKASGRRAVVATPRVLKPNEERLWRFYLKLGADALLVRSAGLMRILKNLRENGEDRFIPELRGDFSLNAANAVGASVLFRHGGLLTLTPTHDLNAAQHVNMARALGAEGAAKLEVIVHQHLPIFYTEHCVFCRFLSEGNSYRDCGHPCETTRIHLRDGGGSDHLVLADMGCRNTVFNAKAQSGAEYVHELINAGIKRFRVELVDEPAETVSPLLEAYKDCLLGLKRGRDVVRLVGSFPDANGRSHGAGRGSFEVKKEVDRASMKQTAAARSTAHVPARSVIEDN from the exons ATGCCAGTTCCCCGCCCCGGGGCCAAAAAAAACCGTCACTGTGATAAAATCCCACGCGCACGCATATGCAACAGTCGTTTCTGCAAAGGAAGCAAAAAAACGGG GTGCGGAACCCGACCAAGTCGCAATTCgaacagcgccgcgccgcatACAGTGAAGAACTCTCAAAGAGCTTTCGCGACGTCCGAAAGGAATAAAAACCCTGACCTCAATGATGTTAATACACTGGTGCATCCTGCTTTCAAGCGTCGGCAGTTGTCGCGTAAGCCAGAAATACTAGCTCCTGCGGGCGGCTGGCCGCAGCTGCGTGCGGCGGTTGAGGCTGGGGCCGATGCGGTATATTTCGGATTGGAGGCTCTaaacgcgcgagcgcgtgctaGCAATTTTGCTGTCGAGGAAGTCGCCGACGTGATCGGCTATCTTCACGAGCGAGGCGTTCGGGGTTTTGTCGCCATCAACGTGTTAGTGTTTGATGAGGAACTTGCCCAGGCGGAAAAACTTGTCCGCGCGGTGGCACGAGCCGGTGCTGACGCAGTCATTGTACAGGATGTCGGATTAGTTTCCTTGATTAAAGGACTCGCACCTGACCTAGTTATCCATGGCTCAACGCAGATGTCCATAACATCTGCCGAGGGCGCAGAATTCGCACGAGAGCTCGGATGTGAGCGTGTGGTAGTTGGGCGGGAGCTCAGTATTCGTGAGATCGCAGCCGTGCGCGAGGGAACCACAGCAGAAGTCGAGGCATTTGTTCATGGCGCACTCTGTGTTTCGTATAGTGGTCAGTGTTTCTCAAGTGAGGCTTGGGGGGGACGTTCGGCAAACAGGGGGCAGTGTGCGCAGGCATGTCGACTTCCATATGGTCTAGTCGTCGATGGCGAAGTCAGGGACATGGGGGACGTGAAGTACCTTCTGTCACCTCAGGATCTCATGGCTGTGGAACTTGTTCCTCAATTAATCGATGCAGGTGTCAGTTGCTTCAAGATAGAAGGCCGGCTCAAGGGACCAGAGTACGTAGGACTTACAACATCTGTTTACAGGCGTGCTGTTGATGAAGCATGGGAAGCACGATGTTGTGAGAGTGTTGATGGGCACGCGCCTTCAGGTGCCGAATGGGATCTACCTGATGCTGTTCGCACAGATCTTGCTCAAGTTTTTGCTAGGGGTCAGGATGATAATTACGACGGATTAACAAAAGGATTCCTCGAAGGACCTAACCACCAGCGACTCGTCCGTGGAAGGTCTCCGCGTCATCGGGGCGTACTGCTTGGAAAAGTTGTGGATAGCTTCATACACAGCGGGGGCGGAGTTGTCGTGCTGTTGAGTGGAAAGGTTTCTGTGAAGAGGGGGGATGGTGTAGTGTTTGATCGAGGCATGCCAGACAAAGCAGAGGCTGGGGGTAGCGTTTGGGAAGTTTTAGACTCAAGTGGCAAGTCGGTTGCCCGCAGTGCGCACGAAGCAGTGATTTCCGGTGAGTATGAACTGATGTTCGCGAGTGCCACAATGAACATGTGGGCGAGTGAGCACGGAGGCCTACAAGAACCAAAACCCGGTGACCTTGTGTGGCGCAGTTCTGACACATCTCTTACAGCCCGGCTGCGCAAGATGTACGGCAAAGACGTCGATCAAAGGTTGCCACAAAAAAAGGAACCGGTGGTGGTTCACATGACATCCGAAGGTATTGGATCGCCGCTCCGCATATCGCTCATTGATGCGCAGGGTCGTAGAGGTGTAGGGATCACCCGCGGTAGTTTTTCCGTCGCACAACGGAGGCCATTGACATTTGCTAGCCTAGCGACGGCCGTTGGCCAACTGGGTGACACGTATTTTTGTGTTGGCGAACTGAATATTGAAAGCATCCAAGGATTAAACTCGCTTCCCGGATTATTCATCAGCGTTGGAGAGATCAAGGCAGCCAGAAGAGAAGCGGTTGAAGCCCTGATGTCATTCAGAAGTACATCAGGTATTGCTGAGGCTGACAACAACTCGGAAAGCCTCGCCCTTCAAGAGTCAATGGAGATTTCTTGGTGGGATAACCGAGCCACGGAGAAAGAAACTAAAATACTTCAGCCGAAAGCTGTTTTTACGAAAACATCTGATCAGGAATGTAAGCTCACTGTTCTGTGTCGCACGCGAGAGCAAACTTTTGCGGCGATGAACATTCCGTGGCTTCAAGAAATTATCCTTGACTTTCTGGAGGTTCACGGCTTGCAAGACATGGTCGATCGAGTGAAGGCAAGCGGTCGAAGAGCGGTGGTGGCCACGCCTAGGGTACTGAAGCCAAATGAAGAACGCCTGTGGCGTTTTTATCTCAAATTAGGAGCAGATGCGCTTCTAGTGCGGTCAGCTGGTTTGATGCGAATTTTGAAAAACCTCAGGGAAAATGGTGAGGACCGTTTCATTCCTGAGCTTCGTGGCGACTTTTCGCTAAATGCTGCGAACGCTGTTGGTGCATCTGTGCTGTTCAGGCATGGTGGCCTCCTCACTCTTACTCCAACACATGATCTAAATGCGGCGCAACATGTGAACATGGCACGTGCTCTTGGTGCAGAAGGTGCTGCTAAGCTTGAAGTCATTGTACATCAGCATCTTCCAATATTCTATACCGAGCACTGTGTTTTCTGTAGATTTCTATCGGAAGGAAACTCTTATAGGGATTGTGGGCACCCATGTGAGACCACCCGCATCCATCTTCGTGACGGTGGGGGTAGTGATCACTTGGTGCTGGCGGACATGGGCTGCCGCAATACTGTGTTCAATGCAAAGGCGCAGAGTGGAGCGGAATACGTTCACGAGCTGATCAATGCAGGTATCAAGAGGTTTAGAGTTGAGCTAGTGGATGAGCCTGCAGAAACTGTCTCTCCACTTTTGGAAGCATATAAGGATTGTCTCTTGGGTCTGAAGAGAGGCAGGGACGTCGTGAGACTGGTGGGTTCATTTCCAGATGCCAACGGCAGGAGCCACGGTGCAGGGAGGGGATCTTTTGAAGTTAAAAAAGAAGTTGACAGAGCCTCCATGAAACAGACCGCGGCTGCACGGAGCACAGCACACGTGCCTGCGAGGTCAGTCATTGAGGATAACTGA
- a CDS encoding sister chromatid arm cohesin (shows homology to sister chromatid arm cohesin proteins (synaptonemal complex components)): protein MQRHDSRVCLFDLLADDNQLAVEIVASEWLARYTSNWKLALAELYTLLAKAGSCIFTVTVQDFEQLSAEGIGARVLSDMMAGNFLDDNPLDFQSTKSPKRQFKHFRTTYLEFWDSIVKVCDDNGAFNMGRQSQENIEVGAVDNPTTLFDCITDMLAVFSSLRARRLRLAATEAGLQLISSLVQNAKVAANTRDLKQRQLDAERKKNRPNRSIAKSLHDGLGNAQNSIRNTETMIQGAFNKFFTHRFRDIDPSIRSACIHSIGQWMCDLPLFFLSDFYLKYLGWSLNDKDSRVRLAAISSLLHVYQASSENLALMDTFNARFIVRICEMLNDADSRVVASAVKTLGVLHGSGVLSRQDMEPVVTLLLDEDAEIRSAAASVIPCMVRWEVSRDADVPTRGSLRGENEPTDKEVRFSTLLAIVRMTADLCDSRARIASVVDSLWTTYQDIFTDWNLMFSILLNDGTDDFEQHSLKSNVCLNNSHATALSNVLICSVRRARGEELVKSDSICGHPMHLLSKRQVTRSQREAQCHAHELFTQASMILLPSVMCKWKSDEQVLVPLIEVVQHLKLEHYSLRHREEDFGAIVKFITEMFFLHSSKRIMDACMDVLCKVIGEGTFHFREMCAQCGKDVLSVVAKRIGEIVGSDRSEHAREVTQSKFDKSSEENHVTPPKGNDEFDHLQMQIALLRLNSCLSFILLPISLTGLVSKYDDIHKNLLTIISDVVNVPSHFRAHSAALATRAAAMLLVQRVVSAVGETPESDFDVGKYTTMIADFMETVAAACRSLMESNTCNRLLVKAFAASVTNLVVYSQFVIQSPTAVEEGLVGGLQLCIPDSTLRTVWDACNHLIDIPHEDIHCLDFPTRESASDDEEMSRSAYSLAMCDIALLNHGFVASELLANLGQSGHWTDCALRSLMTDLRFLGPHATANTIMTSLASAFEEVNAAELENNDGLVEAFGELALRFADMFTVGSHRDRMVVRCIIEEGLKYVVPHALPHPSRLQFLSLGLGPFVAKLASGDAKALVQPLTAVVSVIEEDDDLYAPLFAFIKVVATRARGTS, encoded by the exons ATGCAGCGTCATGACTCGAGGGTTTGCCTTTTCGACTTACTCGCTGATGATAATCAGTTAGCCGTCGAGATCGTTGCCTCCGAATGGCTCGCGCGATATACCTCGAACTGGAAACTTGCGCTCGCAGAGTTATATACATTGTTAGCAAAG GCTGGAAGCTGTATCTTTACGGTGACGGTGCAAGACTTCGAACAATTGAGTGCTGAAGGTATCGGAGCACGCGTGCTGTCTGATATGATGGCTGGAAATTTTCTCGATGATAATCCTTTGGATTTCCAGTCAACGAAATCACCGAAGCGGCAGTTCAAACACTTCCGGACCACTTACTTAGAGTTCTGGGATAGTATCGTCAAAGTTTGTGACGATAATGGCGCATTTAACATGGGCAGACAATCGCAAGAAAATATTGAAGTAGGGGCCGTGGATAATCCCACAACCCTTTTTGACTGCATCACAGACATGCTCGCTGTGTTTTCTAGTTTGCGCGCAAGGAGACTCAGGCTTGCTGCAACAGAGGCGGGCCTTCAACTGATTTCCTCTCTCGTACAGAATGCAAAAGTGGCGGCCAATACACGAGACCTTAAGCAGCGCCAGCTAGATGCAGAGAGGAAAAAGAACCGCCCCAACAGATCCATCGCAAAGTCACTACACGATGGCCTTGGAAATGCACAGAATAGCATCCGCAACACAGAGACAATGATTCAGGGTGCCTTCAACAAGTTTTTTACCCATAGATTCAGGGATATTGACCCTTCCATTCGATCAGCCTGCATACACTCGATCGGACAGTGGATGTGCGATCTTCCACTGTTCTTTCTTTCAGACTTCTATCTGAAATATTTGGGTTGGTCCCTCAATGACAAAGATTCTCGTGTTCGCCTTGCTGCCATTTCTTCACTACTCCATGTATACCAAGCTTCATCTGAAAATCTCGCCTTAATGGACACATTCAATGCTCGTTTTATCGTTCGAATTTGTGAAATGCTCAATGATGCAGATTCTCGTGTGGTTGCGAGCGCAGTCAAAACTCTGGGAGTTCTACATGGCTCTGGTGTGCTGTCTCGCCAAGATATGGAACCTGTGGTGACCCTTCTCCTGGATGAGGACGCTGAGATTCGTAGTGCAGCCGCATCAGTGATACCATGCATGGTCCGCTGGGAAGTTTCGCGTGATGCGGATGTTCCGACTCGTGGCTCGCTTCGAGGTGAAAACGAACCAACTGACAAGGAAGTGCGCTTCTCAACTCTACTTGCAATTGTTCGCATGACTGCGGATCTTTGTGACAGCCGTGCACGAATTGCGAGTGTCGTGGATTCCCTTTGGACTACCTATCAAGACATTTTTACTGATTGGAATTTGATGTTCTCTATTCTTTTGAACGACGGGACAGATGATTTTGAGCAACATTCCTTAAAGTCAAATGTTTGTCTTAATAACAGCCACGCCACTGCTTTGTCAAATGTATTGATTTGCTCTGTGCGTCGTGCAAGAGGAGAAGAACTTGTTAAGTCTGATAGCATTTGTGGTCATCCGATGCACTTGCTTTCGAAACGGCAGGTAACAAGATCACAGCGCGAGGCTCAGTGTCATGCACATGAATTATTTACGCAAGCTTCAATGATTTTGCTTCCTTCCGTCATGTGCAAGTGGAAATCAGATGAACAGGTTTTGGTGCCGCTCATTGAAGTCGTTCAGCATCTTAAGCTTGAACATTATTCCCTTAGGCACAGAGAGGAAGACTTTGGAGCTATCGTCAAGTTCATTACTGAGATGTTTTTTCTACATAGCAGTAAACGAATCATGGATGCGTGCATGGATGTACTGTGCAAGGTAATTGGAGAAGGGACTTTTCATTTTCGTGAAATGTGTGCTCAATGCGGCAAGGACGTTCTCTCAGTTGTCGCCAAAAGAATAGGCGAGATCGTTGGATCTGATCGGAGTGAGCACGCTCGTGAGGTCACGCAAAGCAAATTTGATAAATCAAGTGAAGAGAACCACGTAACACCACCAAAAGGAAACGATGAGTTCGATCACCTTCAAATGCAGATTGCACTCCTGCGCTTGAACTCTTGTTTGTCATTTATTTTATTGCCTATCTCGTTGACAGGCCTTGTCTCAAAATATGATGATATTCACAAAAATCTACTAACTATCATTTCTGATGTTGTAAATGTACCATCGCACTTTCGAGCTCATTCTGCTGCACTTGCCACGCGGGCTGCGGCGATGCTGTTGGTACAACGTGTCGTTTCAGCTGTTGGTGAAACACCCGAAAGCGACTTTGATGTCGGCAAATACACCACGATGATTGCTGACTTCATGGAAACAGTTGCTGCTGCTTGCCGATCATTGATGGAAAGTAACACATGTAATCGCCTACTAGTAAAGGCTTTCGCGGCATCTGTCACAAATCTTGTTGTCTACTCACAATTTGTCATACAATCACCCACTGCAGTTGAGGAGGGACTTGTTGGCGGGCTTCAACTTTGCATACCGGACAGCACACTACGCACTGTCTGGGATGCGTGCAATCACTTGATCGATATTCCGCATGAAGACATTCATTGTCTTGATTTCCCGACTCGTGAAAGTGCCAGTGATGATGAAGAGATGTCAAGATCAGCTTACAGTTTGGCCATGTGTGACATCGCATTGCTGAACCATGGATTTGTTGCCTCAGAGCTGCTTGCAAATTTGGGACAGTCGGGACACTGGACTGACTGCGCTCTCAGATCACTTATGACAGACCTTCGTTTCTTGGGACCACATGCAACTGCCAACACAATAATGACTTCCCTTGCGTCAGCTTTTGAAGAGGTGAATGCAGCAGAGTTGGAAAACAATGACGGGCTCGTGGAAGCATTTGGTGAACTTGCGCTCCGCTTTGCAGACATGTTCACCGTTGGGAGTCACCGAGACCGAATGGTTGTGAGATGTATTATTGAAGAGGGGCTCAAGTATGTTGTGCCGCACGCATTGCCTCATCCATCCAGATTACAATTTCTTTCACTTGGCCTTGGTCCTTTTGTTGCCAAACTTGCTTCCGGTGATGCAAAGGCGTTAGTGCAACCATTGACAGCAGTTGTGTCTGTGATAGAGGAAGATGATGATCTGTATGCACCGCTTTTTGCCTTCATTAAAGTCGTGGCGACTCGTGCTCGGGGAACCAGTTAA
- the COQ5 gene encoding ubiquinone biosynthesis methyltransferase (expressed) has protein sequence MLRSNARFGGKLIRISSFLKHERFSSKQVAESADYLPITSFGFKEVDKEEKEGMVREVFLKVAPTYDLMNDIMSAGVHRIWKDSIVSKLGVFPGMIHVDVAGGTGDIGFRSLSALRAAETSARDSSFHAPNVGPKPGRIIICDINSHMLVEGKRRAAHLDLTNSTDRQGNRLATINFKEGNAENLPLDDGSVDLYTIVFGLRNVTDTLAALKDARRVLKPGGKLICMEFSSVRNESLRTFYEAYSFGVIPLMGELIAQDERSYQYLVESIRMFPRQVELEEIMREAGFKCVAHENLTGGVVALHSGFRI, from the coding sequence ATGTTAAGGAGCAACGCACGCTTCGGCGGGAAGCTCATTCGAATATCATCGTTCTTGAAGCACGAGCGCTTTTCCAGTAAACAGGTCGCCGAGTCGGCAGATTATCTTCCCATCACTAGCTTCGGTTTCAAGGAGGTGGACAAGGAAGAAAAAGAAGGAATGGTTCGAGAGGTTTTCTTGAAAGTGGCGCCAACATACGACTTGATGAATGACATCATGTCTGCTGGCGTGCATCGTATCTGGAAGGACAGCATCGTCAGCAAGTTAGGAGTATTTCCCGGAATGATCCATGTAGACGTAGCTGGAGGCACTGGCGATATCGGGTTCCGATCGCTCAGCGCGTTGCGAGCCGCCGAGACTTCAGCTCGCGACAGCAGCTTTCATGCTCCCAACGTGGGGCCCAAGCCCGGCAGAATCATTATTTGCGACATAAACTCGCACATGCTGGTCGAAGGGAaacggcgcgccgcgcacctcgatCTTACGAACTCCACTGACCGGCAAGGAAATCGCCTTGCAACTATCAACTTTAAAGAGGGAAACGCAGAGAATCTGCCGCTTGATGATGGCTCTGTAGATTTGTACACCATCGTATTTGGGTTGCGAAACGTCACCGACACACTTGCGGCGCTGAAAGACGCCAGGAGGGTGCTGAAACCTGGTGGGAAACTTATATGTATGGAATTCAGCAGCGTGAGAAACGAGTCGTTGCGTACCTTTTATGAGGCCTACTCGTTTGGGGTGATTCCATTGATGGGCGAGCTTATAGCTCAGGATGAAAGGAGCTATCAGTACCTCGTAGAGTCGATCAGGATGTTTCCAAGGCAGGTGGAGCTGGAGGAGATCATGCGGGAGGCGGGGTTCAAATGCGTAGCACACGAAAATCTTACGGGGGGAGTGGTCGCTTTACACAGCGGGTTTCGAATTTGA
- the RPL18.2 gene encoding ribosomal protein L18, chloroplast precursor (expressed) encodes MSASVKTIGRGEQLHHLLVFFSNRAVYAQVLRKVDSHIVAAASTTEKVLRATLTNLGNEDAAASVGRVVAERSIAAGIHVVHFNRPKGKRFHGKLRTLIDNMRDAGLPLK; translated from the exons ATGTCGGCGTCCGTAAAGACTATCGGCCGGGGCGAGCAGCTTCACCATCTTCTAGTATTTTTTAGCAACCGGGCAGTATACGCGCAAGTATTGCGAAAGGTAGACAGTCAC ATAGTAGCTGCAGCAAGCACAACCGAGAAAGTGCTGAGGGCAACCTTAACGAACCTTGGAAATGAAGATGCCGCCGCTTCCGTTGGGAGAGTTGTCGCGGAACGCTCAATAGCCGCAGGGATACATGTGGTACACTTCAACAGACCAAAGGGTAAGAGGTTTCACGGAAAGCTCAGGACACTCATTGACAACATGCGGGATGCCGGGCTTCCTCTGAAGTAG
- the KEA1.1 gene encoding kea1-related potassium hydrogen antiporter (potassium ion efflux; expressed), with product MPNNERTKLSVVVTADPNTAKMTAAGFHIRSSIITRHLGAAGNAKSVQRCIFKQSDAPLRGPSGPLSPSRRSIFFLCKKRRSLAALRCAPFLGSTPSTTSVSASGQGQSEHLTSMDDGAASDMLAEQLEEIEKERERLVEVVETEKRRERNELERRDDLEVVAQAQAQLAVKAWEEYTQTEQFVAEAMEKNDAALETVGEAELKLGELKQKLAVLEVAISAECVSEDVPCVEEALVAVAKNNLDDDSAAKNASRAKENPTGASSDEKEKYGIIDSLPIIRRAELWWINDGVEMEEALQMILGNIEKAETAYEKAKADRSRAEEFSVGVAKSAREAEELAKAADKRADDAMALVQSTMETAVAARIAAAAAEEEISTLDKRVSALLGEKNDSSLSPSDEQDAVWVMTSLDCAENDDECKESAAAALDAVKMIPASIDANIDIMEKDVITKEKKDREDGKAEVEKEKVEKPKVAASSKQFAGKWFSSETTEMNAVGIAAVLGLGLAVGSLTPGAAPVRQAMSNSSSQVATSLKKGWTTITLMIPESERKIAEHAAHEAHEAGLTDALVLLFASILAVTLVSKIPGGSPVLGFLLGGAAVGPYTTGLVGHVAQAQVLAEFGVVFLLFNIGLELSLERLQSMAKYIFGMGSAQMVMTTMLCAAAAIACGLTIPQSVVVGMGLAFSSTAVALQVLQDRGEAGTRHGRGTFSVLLFQDLTVVLVFMLVPLLAGPDSGSVAAIIGSLAKAIVKTVAAIGAIMTIGRTILRPIYSRIAKLGKAEVLTATTLFTALGTSLLTQSIGLSMALGAFLAGLLLAETEFHLQVESDIAPFRGLLLGLFFMTVGMQIDPTTLFANFNTIVTIASGLLAIKMCVMAICGPAFGLNLLASLRAGVYIAPGGEFAFVTYGIAAAAGLLSLDIVNQINLAVVLTMAATPMLANVGANLKKLLKKEDSVASLQAKEGDVDDLSGHVIIAGYGRVGRMIGELLSEQLIPFVAVDVSAEDVQKGRDMDAPVYFGDAGSPAVLHAVGAEKASCAVVTLDSPGANYRTVWALNKYYPNIKVYVRARDIDDGLALEKAGAKAVVPETLEPSLQLGAAVLNEMEMSNEDISIAVDNFRRSHMGDLQMLANRSGSALGYGLPSNLEALKSYDAGEEGSVGKDIDNV from the coding sequence ATGCCGAATAATGAACGAACGAAACTTTCAGTAGTTGTGACGGCAGATCCTAACACGGCGAAGATGACTGCTGCGGGATTTCATATCAGATCTTCAATTATCACACGCCACCTTGGCGCGGCAGGCAATGCCAAGAGTGTGCAACGTTGTATCTTCAAGCAGAGTGACGCGCCCTTGCGCGGTCCAAGCGGTCCACTctctccttctcggcgttCTATTTTCTTTCTTTGTAAGAAACGTAGATCCCTGGCCGCACTGCGTTGCGCACCCTTCCTTGGATCAACCCCGTCCACCACCTCAGTTTCTGCGTCCGGCCAAGGTCAGAGCGAACATCTTACTTCAATGGACGATGGTGCTGCCTCAGACATGCTTGCCGAGCAACTCGAAGAGATTGAGAAGGAACGTGAGCGCTtagtcgaggtcgtcgagacTGAGAAAAGACGCGAAAGAAATGAGCTGGAACGCCGCGATGATCTTGAGGTGGTGGCCCAAGCCCAGGCGCAACTTGCAGTCAAAGCATGGGAAGAATACACACAAACTGAACAGTTCGTTGCCGAAGCGATGGAGAAGAATGACGCCGCTCTTGAGACTGTCGGGGAGGCCGAGCTCAAGCTTGGTGAGCTGAAACAAAAGCTGGCGGTCCTTGAGGTTGCCATTTCCGCAGAGTGCGTCTCAGAGGATGTTCCCTGCGTCGAGGAAGCACTTGTCGCCGTCGCTAAAAACAACCTCGATGATGATTCAGCCGCTAAAAATGCGAGTCGAGCGAAAGAAAACCCCACGGGAGCTTCTTCAGACGAGAAGGAGAAGTATGGAATCATTGACTCATTGCCCATAATAAGGAGAGCTGAGCTATGGTGGATCAACGATGGCGTCGAAATGGAAGAGGCCCTCCAGATGATTCTTGGTAACATCGAAAAGGCCGAAACCGCGTATGAGAAGGCCAAAGCAGACCGATCTCGAGCTGAGGAGTTTAGCGTTGGAGTTGCAAAGTCTGCTCGAGAAGCAGAagagctcgccaaggctgcAGATaaacgcgccgacgatgctATGGCACTTGTTCAGTCCACCATGGAGACTGCGGTCGCAGCTCGtatcgccgcagccgcagcagaAGAAGAGATTTCTACACTGGATAAGAGAGTCAGCGCGTTGTTGGGTGAAAAGAATGACAGCTCGCTGTCACCAAGTGATGAACAGGATGCTGTGTGGGTAATGACTAGTCTTGATTGTGCTGAAAATGATGACGAGTGCAAGGAAAGTGCCGCCGCTGCGTTGGATGCTGTCAAGATGATTCCTGCATCGATTGATGCCAACATTGACATCATGGAGAAAGATGTCATCACAAAAGAAAAGAAAGACCGGGAGGATGGAAAGGCAGAGGTTGAAAAGGAGAAGGTTGAGAAACCCAAGGTTGCAGCCTCCTCTAAGCAGTTTGCAGGCAAATGGTTTTCATCGGAAACAACTGAAATGAATGCCGTTGGCATTGCGGCTGTTTTGGGCCTAGGTCTTGCCGTCGGTTCTCTGACACCAGGTGCAGCTCCTGTTCGCCAGGCCATGTCCAACAGCTCTTCACAAGTCGCCACCTCTTTAAAAAAAGGTTGGACCACCATCACGCTTATGATTCCCGAAAGCGAGCGCAAGATTGCAGAACACGCCGCACATGAAGCTCACGAAGCGGGTCTGACTGACGCCCTCGTTCTGCTATTCGCCTCCATCCTGGCTGTCACCCTTGTTTCCAAGATTCCTGGTGGTTCTCCCGTGCTCGGTTTCCTTCTTGGAGGTGCTGCTGTAGGTCCATACACAACTGGTCTTGTAGGCCACGTGGCACAGGCGCAAGTCCTTGCAGAATTCGGCGTGGTTTTCCTTCTCTTCAATATAGGACTTGAACTATCCCTGGAGCGTCTCCAGTCCATGGCTAAGTACATTTTTGGCATGGGCTCAGCACAGATGGTGATGACAACGATGttgtgcgccgccgctgcaATCGCATGCGGACTCACAATCCCACAATCCGTCGTTGTCGGCATGGGTCTTGCATTTTCCTCAACGGCAGTCGCTTTACAAGTACTTCAGGATCGTGGCGAAGCTGGTACGCGGCATGGCCGTGGCACTTTTTCTGTACTACTCTTCCAGGATCTCACCGTTGTGCTGGTCTTTATGCTTGTTCCGCTACTTGCAGGCCCTGATAGTGGCTCAGTCGCCGCAATCATAGGGTCATTGGCGAAGGCGATTGTCAAAACGGTAGCAGCTATCGGTGCTATCATGACAATCGGTCGGACTATTCTTCGGCCCATCTACAGCCGCATTGCCAAACTCGGCAAAGCTGAGGTGCTCACCGCTACAACACTGTTTACCGCACTTGGAACCTCCCTCCTCACTCAGTCAATCGGCCTTTCCATGGCGCTCGGCGCTTTCTTGGCGGGTTTGCTTCTTGCAGAGACAGAATTCCATCTGCAGGTAGAATCTGATATTGCACCGTTTCGCGGCCTTCTTTTGGGTCTCTTCTTCATGACTGTTGGCATGCAAATCGACCCAACGACACTCTTTGCTAATTTCAATACAATCGTCACGATTGCTTCCGGACTTTTGGCAATCAAAATGTGCGTCATGGCGATTTGTGGCCCGGCATTTGGGTTGAATCTACTCGCATCTCTACGCGCGGGTGTGTACATTGCTCCCGGGGGCGAGTTCGCCTTTGTGACCTACGGTATTGCAGCGGCCGCGGGTCTTCTGTCTCTGGACATTGTGAATCAAATAAACCTCGCGGTGGTGCTCACTATGGCGGCTACTCCTATGCTTGCCAACGTCGGTGCCAACTTGAAAAAGTTGTTGAAAAAGGAAGATTCTGTCGCGAGTCTGCAGGCAAAGGAGGGTGATGTGGATGACCTGAGCGGACATGTAATCATAGCTGGATATGGGCGTGTTGGCCGGATGATAGGAGAGCTTCTCAGCGAGCAACTCATTCCATTTGTTGCTGTTGACGTTAGTGCCGAGGATGTTCAGAAGGGCAGGGACATGGATGCGCCTGTGTACTTTGGTGATGCTGGCTCTCCTGCGGTCTTGCATGCGGTCGGTGCAGAGAAAGCGTCTTGCGCCGTAGTCACACTCGACTCTCCGGGTGCAAACTACCGCACAGTTTGGGCTCTGAACAAGTACTATCCAAACATCAAAGTATATGTGCGGGCCCGTGATATTGATGACGGTTTGGCACTTGAAAAGGCAGGTGCCAAGGCTGTTGTGCCAGAGACGCTGGAGCCGTCTCTTCAACTCGGTGCCGCCGTTCTGAATGAGATGGAGATGTCCAACGAGGATATATCGATCGCCGTCGACAACTTTCGTCGCAGCCACATGGGGGATCTGCAGATGCTCGCTAATAGGTCTGGAAGCGCTCTTGGCTATGGGCTTCCGTCTAACCTTGAAGCGCTAAAATCGTACGATGCTGGAGAGGAAGGTAGTGTTGGTAAGGACATCGATAACGTTTGA